The segment CGACACGCTCAGCGGCCGATCGCCCGCCGACCCGTTCGCGTACCGGAGCGTCACCATCGTCGGCCCCGCCGTTGTGCGGCCGACCGTCAGCTGCACGTACGAGCCGGCGCCGCCGAAGTCGGCGTAGCCGCTGCCGGCGTAGCCACCGTTGGTCGTCTGCCGCGTCACGCCGACCATCGTCGCCGACTCCGCCTGCACCGTCACCGACGGCTGAACCGGCGGCGGCGGTGGTGGCGTGACCGTGCCGCTGGTGATC is part of the Tepidisphaeraceae bacterium genome and harbors:
- a CDS encoding carbohydrate-binding protein, with amino-acid sequence ITSGTVTPPPPPPVQPSVTVQAESATMVGVTRQTTNGGYAGSGYADFGGAGSYVQLTVGRTTAGPTMVTLRYANGSAGDRPLSVSVNGVVAHGSLAMTGTGSWTTWRELTLTLDLLAGSNVIRLTNMTANGVNLDAITVG